The genomic stretch TGCTCAGTCCTTGCTCAGTCCCCTCACCTCTGATGTATCAATGCGCTGATAAAGCTCTCCACTGCTATCTTGGTACTTAAATTAATCGTGTACCTTGGCCTTCGAAGTCCACTGTAGTACCATCTGGACTCAGAACGCCTGGCATGTTTCACGACTATCTGTCAGGTATGAagtttcattttctttttgatagATGACCGTGAACTTAATCACTACAGTTACTTATATCTCAATAGAATGCTTTACCATCCGCCCTTTTTATGAGTGTATAGATCACTACCTGTCCCTGGGgcgtgttcctacagcttCACCGATCATGTCGTCCAAGCCTTAGTTCTTGTTGAATTCAAATACAAGACTGCAGAATACACGTCACATCCGTCGATGCCTACCATGTACATCCACTGCTTCGTATCGAGAAGACTCTCGACCAATACATTGACGATTCATATACGAGGGCTGGGCGACGGTGATTATTCCCCTCACATCTCTTAGGCTGGTTCAAAGCTTTGGGATCCCGATGCCTATCATGCTTCGAAAGCGTATAAAGAGGATAAATAGCATAGGTTGCAGCATCAACTGCGAGAGACGAGAATGCGCGCTTTTATCATTACGCTTACTCTTGCCCACCTTTATACCCAAATATTGGTAAACCCGTAATCTGTCCTATTTTTCTGCATCAACTCATGCATATTGCATGAAGGCCAATCCATTGGCTCAATCTCTCAAAACTAGGCAAGCTCCAGGTATAAAGCAAACAGTTGGGACATGGCTTTATAAAGGCTGTTATAAGTAAGGCATATTTCTTTCTATGATATGACTAGCAACAAACAGTTTGGTTTAGGGACTTCGGGCCACGAATTCTTGCATTCCGATTTGATGTTCCAGGTGGAAACAGTGCCGAACGTTGTACAGCCATCTGCAATGGCCATGGATACGGTCTCGCTGGTCTTGAGTATGGAAGCGAATGCTGTAGGTGCTCGTAACGCTTTGAATGGCAAAAAAGACTTGAGTTTCTTCTCAATCTAGGGTGCGACAACTACATGCCGTACGGGCAGCTGATGAGCGACAGTGATTGCAGCTTTACTTGTCCAGGAGACAACACCGAGCTTTGTGGCGCCGGAAACAGAATGCTGGTGTATCAAGATTCAACTGCCACTCCTCCCAGCCCCAATACGTGCATCACATGGCGCGACGCGTCGAGCTTCATCAATAATGTCCTACAGGCTGTCCCAAAGAGTGGTTCCGGGCCTATCACGAAGCTATACGCCATACCAACAAATCCCTTCACGGATCCCCTTTATTACACAATAATTTCGGTGGGCGTTACCCTATTTGATTTATAAGCCTTTATCATTGAATCTTGCCTTAGACCTGCCCCGCTGGGTGTCCATACACGGACTACTACAACTTTGGCTTGTATGGAAGCGTACTCCGAAGCTACAACTCGTTACCATACGCCCCAAATGTCGGCGATTCTCAGGCTTTCACGTCCCAGTCATCTGCCGTTGGATACGCCGGGTTTTGCCCAAAGGTGCTCAACATTTCCATCTATTGAAATAAGTTTTCGGTCCTCAAAGTTATTCTAGCCAAACCCTCTTTCCTCCAATCCGTTCATCGGATATCCACTGCTTTCAGTGTCTGGGCATACAGATCTGTGGAGCCTTTGCACCAACACAACAGCGGGAGGAAGACAAGACATAGTCTACTCTCCAGTTGTCAACCATCCTCATTATGTCAAGTCTGCTTGTCAGGATGTATGGATTCAGATTGTTCCGTATTCTTAGTTCTGCTATGTAGATGCTTCCTCCGTAGTTATTGGTCTGTGAAGCAACGATAGCGTTGAGCACGCGATTTCAATTGTTTTACAATAGTAGCACAAAAGTATAGGTACAaaggaaataaaaaaaatgttaAAGTGGGTTAGAAAATAAGATGCTGACAACCCAAATACAAGCAGAAACGATACATAAACGTACACGCGTTGTCTACTAAAAAAGTACAGACAAAAAACAATTAACCGAGAAAGAGGAAATTCCAAAGCAATATAACAAAGCGAGAGATAGTAATAATGATGATGGATGACAAAATGAACGAATACATAATAATGATGTGGGGATAGAAACGGTGTaggaaataaaataaaatatgaAGCGGTAATTAAGGACGTCACATCTTCGAGGCGATGTACGCAACGATGTCTGGGGAGAGGATACCATCTTGCTCCAAGGCTGACATAAGAGAATTCTTCGTTTGCGAGGGGGGCTCATCCCGCATAGTGGACATGCGGAATTGTTGGTACACAGTATTGGCGGCGTTATTGATTCGTATGGTAAGGGCGTCCAGAACGAGCATGAGATCGGAGTCAGAGGAGTGTTCGTTGATGGAGGGTAACAGGAGGTTCGGGTCGCCATACAAAATCATGGACGTTGTAGAGGAATCGTCTGCATCTGGATTTGACTGAATGCTGCGTTTGCGGTCAGGCAAAGGTTTAAAGACACGACCTGTGGACAAGGCTTCGAATCGCAAACATAAGAGGCCGAGATCCCTGATTTGAGGGACACTGAATGGAACGCGAGAACCAGATGCTGTTGGGTTTGATGATGCCTCTTTCAGTTCGTGACGGCCTTCCAAACCAGCTGGATAAAGGATGGAAAGGTTCTCGGGTAATTCAATCCCCTTTAGCTTGACCTCGCCAACGGGTATAATCACAACACCCAGGCGACGTATTGCCTCGATGGCCTCCGGACTTTGCAATTTCGAatattctgtttcttcatCGACTTCCAAGATTTTTGCATTGATCTCCCGAACGATATCCAGACTGCACAAGATTTGACCCCCAAGGGCACTACTGTTGATACGAGCGGAGCGATTGACCATCGGTCCGAAGTAATCCATTCGCTGCGTGATGATATCAGGCTCACAGAGAGGCGTGCCGCTATGGATACCCATCCTAACAGAAAGTCCACAAGCAATGAGGTGTCCCTGAGGGTTATAGATGGGCTTGCCATCTTCACATTCCAGGATTTCCAAAGGCCATGATTCATGCAGAAGATGCACCTGAACAGAAAGACACCACCAAACGGCTGCTAGGGTTGTTGGGAAGGAACACATAAATGAATCTCCTTCCGTCTTCACCTCGTAACCTCCACAAAATCGTAGCTGTCTGCGAAGGATATTGTTGTGCAAACGCATCGCGGTTGGCATACCAGGATTTGCTTCCCAAAGATGAGTCGAGTTTCGAATGTCCGTAAATACGATAGTGATGTGGCCGACTGGAGCAGGTACCTCTTCCCTGAGCCGGTTGATACCATGGTCGCGAATGTCATTCTTCCTTTTGGAGTAGTATGGTGGAACAGGATCGAGAGTAGGTTGGCGGGATCTTGATAACGAGTTGAAAAGGTCGGCAACCCAAATCACCATAATCATCGTATTTCCATCAGCGCCGTAACTTATGGCAAAGTCACGAAGTTTTTGAGCAGCAAGCATTGGATCAGGTTTGTCGTTTCTTGCCACCGTCCGAGCAATATCAACGGCTGTCTGATATGGCACAAAGTCCCATAAGCCACGATTGGCGATGATGACGAATTCGTCCATTTCAGTCAAATCGTAGGTGAAGATATCCGGGCGGGCATGTAAGGGAGGGAAAAAATGAAAGTACCCGAAAGAGCGAGAGACATCCACTTCCTCATTAACAAGCCCTGCAGGTGTCATAAATCCCTCGGCCGCACGGATTCGAGCTATTTCATCCCGATCGTATGGATCGTGTTTCCTTGAGATTTGATGACAGACACCTTGTCTGGAAACGACTGCAAGAGAATCACCGACGTTGGCAGCGTAGATTGTGTGGTCCAAAAAATATACGACAATCCCGGAGGCACCCATGCGATTGTATTGTTGGTCAGGCGCCTGCACACTTGCTTGAGAGTTTTTGCGCGGGTTAGCAGCAAGAGATTCTCTAAGGTCTTGGTTAAGCTTCAAAAATGTCCAGTGAAGCGCCTTCGGGACACCCTCTTTCCATTGAGCGGGAGGAACGCCATCCTTTCCTAACTTTGTATTGATAACCCCCATTTGTGTCTTGAAAACATTGACGAAGTTGTCGTGAAGAAATTTAGCCAGCCTGTTAGGAGTTGACCCAGGTTTCAACGTTTTTGAATAATGAGTTCGACCAAACATCGCGAAGATAGCTTCGTGCTTGCTTCCGGTGAATTCATGGACAAGATC from Psilocybe cubensis strain MGC-MH-2018 chromosome 2, whole genome shotgun sequence encodes the following:
- a CDS encoding WSC domain-containing protein (WSC domain-containing protein ARB_07867) — translated: MRAFIITLTLAHLYTQILANPLAQSLKTRQAPGIKQTVGTWLYKGCYKDFGPRILAFRFDVPGGNSAERCTAICNGHGYGLAGLEYGSECWCDNYMPYGQLMSDSDCSFTCPGDNTELCGAGNRMLVYQDSTATPPSPNTCITWRDASSFINNVLQAVPKSGSGPITKLYAIPTNPFTDPLYYTIISTCPAGCPYTDYYNFGLYGSVLRSYNSLPYAPNVGDSQAFTSQSSAVGYAGFCPKPNPLSSNPFIGYPLLSVSGHTDLWSLCTNTTAGGRQDIVYSPVVNHPHYVKSACQDVWIQIVPYS